The following proteins are co-located in the Streptomyces sp. NBC_00435 genome:
- a CDS encoding ABC transporter ATP-binding protein, producing the protein MLLEVRDLHVEFKTRDGVAKAVNGVNYSVAEGETLAVLGESGSGKSVTAQAVMGILDMPPGRIAGGEILFKGQDLLKMKEEERRKIRGAGMAMIFQDALSSLNPVLSVGAQLGEMYEVHRGMSRKEARAKAVELMDRVKIPAAKERVGDYPHQFSGGMRQRIMIAMAMALEPSLIIADEPTTALDVTVQAQVMDLLAELQRELNMGLILITHDLGVVADVADKIAVMYAGRIVESAPVHEIYRNPAHPYTRGLLDSIPRLDQKGQELYAIKGLPPNLLAIPPGCAFNPRCPMARDVCRTDVPPLAEVGPDRASACFFWKECLGG; encoded by the coding sequence ATGCTGCTCGAAGTGCGCGATCTGCACGTGGAATTCAAGACGCGGGACGGAGTCGCGAAGGCCGTCAACGGAGTCAACTACTCGGTGGCCGAGGGCGAGACCCTCGCCGTGCTCGGCGAGTCCGGCTCGGGCAAGTCGGTCACCGCGCAAGCCGTCATGGGCATCCTCGACATGCCGCCGGGCCGCATCGCGGGCGGCGAGATCCTCTTCAAGGGCCAGGACCTGCTGAAGATGAAGGAGGAGGAGCGCCGGAAGATCCGCGGGGCCGGGATGGCCATGATCTTCCAGGACGCGCTGTCCTCCCTCAACCCCGTACTGAGCGTGGGCGCACAGCTCGGCGAGATGTACGAGGTCCACCGCGGGATGTCCCGCAAGGAGGCCCGGGCCAAAGCGGTCGAGCTGATGGACCGGGTGAAGATCCCGGCGGCGAAGGAGCGGGTGGGGGACTACCCGCACCAGTTCTCCGGCGGCATGCGCCAGCGCATCATGATCGCCATGGCCATGGCGCTCGAGCCCTCGCTCATCATCGCCGACGAGCCGACCACGGCCCTGGACGTCACCGTCCAGGCCCAGGTCATGGACCTCCTCGCCGAGCTCCAGCGCGAGCTCAACATGGGTCTGATCCTGATCACCCACGACCTCGGCGTCGTCGCCGACGTGGCCGACAAGATCGCCGTCATGTACGCCGGCCGGATCGTGGAGTCCGCACCCGTCCACGAGATCTACCGGAACCCGGCCCACCCCTACACCCGCGGCCTGCTCGACTCGATCCCGCGCCTGGACCAGAAGGGCCAGGAGCTGTACGCCATCAAGGGCCTGCCGCCCAACCTGCTGGCCATCCCGCCGGGCTGCGCCTTCAACCCGCGCTGCCCGATGGCCCGGGACGTCTGCCGCACCGACGTACCGCCGCTGGCCGAGGTCGGACCGGACCGCGCCAGCGCCTGCTTCTTCTGGAAGGAGTGCCTCGGTGGCTGA